The window AGTATGGGAAGGCATGGATGGCGAAGGCAAACGCTACTAGGATGTTGCATGGTGATTATGAGGCCACATATAACATTCTTCCCAAGATGTTGGCAGCCATTGCTCATCGAAACCCGGGAATGCGCCATCGGGTGGAGTCAATTGACGGAGTGTTTCGTCGTGCCTTCTGGAGCTTTGGACAATGCATTGAGGCATTCACGTATTGTCGCCCGGTCCTGTATATAGATGGTACATTCTTGACCGGCAAATACAAGGGCACATTGATGGTGGCGATGGCCCACTCTTCAAATGATAACGTGTTGCCGGTGGCatttgccttggtgccttcggagcacgatgataATTGGGAGTGGTTCATGGGGCATGTGAGAACCAAGGTGATAGGCAAGCGAGAGGTATACATTATATCGGATCGCCATCATGGGATTCTAAAAGCAATAGAGGTTGATATTCCCGGTCTTCCAAAGCTTCAACACCGTTGGTGCATGAGACActttgttgcaaacttttaccgGGCATGCAAGAGCAAGGAGTTTTGCAAAGACCTTACCCTTGTTTGCGTTGCATTCAACACCGACACATTCAAAAGCCGATATGATAAACTCCTCAAGGCATTGGAGAAGAACAAAGGGGGCAAAGAATTCTTGCTTAGGCACGAGCCAGATAAAGAAAAGTGGTCACGCGCTTACGATGAAGGAGGTATGCGATATGGGGACATGAAAAGCAACATGGTGGAATGCTTCAACAATGTGTTGAAGGGTGTCCGTTCCTTGCCGGTGACCGCAATACTCAAGTACACTTTCATCAAGCTCAACGAGTACTTCCTAAAGCATTCTGAAAGCACGGACAAGTGGATTGGCGAAAAGATGTACTATCCATTCAAGGTTCAGGATTGGTTGTTCCATTAAGCGCGCAAGTCTGCCAAACAACAAGTGATCAAATATAATGAAAAAGAAATGATTTATCAAATCGATGAGCCGGGTGGGACAACAAAGGACGGTAGGTCTTATGGTGGAGTTGCTTACGAGGTGCACATCAAAAACCGTTGGTGCCTGTGTGAGAGGACACACAAGTATCATTGGCCTTGCTCGCATTTGATGACCGCAACACGGGCGAGAAACTTGCCCGTATCCGATGGCACAACGGTGCGGTTGCACGAGTTCACATTGGAACGAACAAGGTTGACGTGGGCGCCTCGGTTCAATCCTTTCCTTGATGCCTCACAGTGGCCTGAGTATGTTGGGCCAAACATTGTGCCAGATCCCACACTCATGGTGCCTATGAGGGGAAGAAGAAGATAGAAGAGATTCCGGAGTGACATGGATGATCTAGCTGGATACACCGGAATGAAGCAATTTGGTAGTGGTCATTTCATGGAGCCACCGGAGAACAACAATTGTGGAGAATGCAACGACATAGGACACAACGTTAGGACATGCAAGAAACCTAGAACCAACACGGGCACTAGTCAAACACATGGACGGAGGACTAGCCTTGGAGGTGGCCGTGGCCGTGGAGGAAGGGCTAGCCTTGGAGGGGGCCGTGGCCGTGGAGGAAGGACTAGCCTTGGAGGTGGCTGTGGCCGTGGAGGAAGGACTAGCCTTGGAGCAGGCCGTGGCCGTGGATTCGGTGGTTCTAGGACATGTCGGGTTGATAGGGGAAGGCCTATCGACGTGTTGCTCAATCCGGATGGTTGAAATAATGTGAATGGTACTACTTTTAATATGTTCATGCATGTGTTGATATATTTGCCTGTTTACATGTCAATGTGTTCATATTTTGACTTAACATCTTTATTTGTTGTAGGCATGGCTTCATCCAGTTCCATGACGAGGCCACTGTGTGCTCACCAAGAAGACATGCCACACAAGTGGAAGGACGCATCTTTGGACAAGGTGAAGGAGAAAGATGTGAAGATTCCGCCATGTTGGTTGGAGATGTTTGCAAGGTGAAGGAGTCCACCAACCGAAAGAAGTCATGGACCGAAGGAAGGAGATATTTTATTTGCCCCAATTATGCTTACGATCGTGCGCTTCCAACTAACGCCTATGACCTTCCACCGGTATGCTAGAGAAGTAACATGTTACTCTAAAATGTGTGTCAACACTAACATCCGATTTATATGCAGTCACCACCTCCTCTATGCAAGTACTTCAGCTGGATAGATCATGAAGTGCCAAAAGATATCCAAAAGGACCAATATGAAGATTGTCTTAGGCGCCAGCGGCTGTTCGAAGAAAGGTTTCAAAGAGGCTTGGAGGAAGAGCGTCGTCAGAAAGAGAGGATGGAGCGGAATCAAcgcgaggaggagagggcacgcaAAGCGAAGCTTGCTCGTGAGGAAGAGAGGGCAAGAAATCTTGCAAAAGCTCGCAAGGCACAAGAGGAGGATGAGGCACGTGACAAGAAGGGGAAATGGCCCCGTATGACTCAGTAAAGCCTTCGCTTCGGTGGACTCATCATGTAACCGGATGAAGCCATGCCAAATTTATCATGAACTATGTAGTACTAAGGCAAGAAGCCATGTGTCGTGAACTTGTCGTGAATGAATTTGCCATTTGAATTGAATTTTGTGTGAAGATGTTTGCAAGGTGTCGTGAATGAATTTAGTTTGTCAGCATATTCTGTGATTTGTCATGATTCTTATTGAAAAACTGTTGTGCTGGGAAGAGAAGAGGGATAGAACAAAACAGAGTGCTCTGTTTTCAGAGTTTTTAACCCTACCGCCACAGGCCCTGGTGGTAGGATGCTGGACCCTACCACCAGAGCACGTGCCGGTAGGGGGGCAAACCTGCTGTGATGAAGAAACCAAAGCGAATGGCAGTAGGATCAAACCCTACCGCCACAACCTCTGGCGGTAGGTTGCAGGATCCTACCGCCAGGGCCCATGGCGGTAGGGAGGGGGCAAACATTCTGTGACGAGAAACACGAGCACCCTGACGGTAGGGTTGACCCTACCGCCACAGCCAATGGGTAGGATCCTTTAACCTACCACCAGAGGCTATGGCGGTATGGTTtgaagcctctcctcccctcTATTCTGCCCTTCTATCGAATGTTATAATAATATACCCACTTCTATGAAATATTAGAATGGTTATCTCGCAAGCACATACATAACTCAACTCAACATAGTTCATTACAACCATGAATAACACATGTTCAAACATGTTAAAACATGATCCGGTTCGGATGACATCGGTTGAAACTAATAACTCATGCTCAACGGCACATTTACTAAACAGGTAACATATTTCTCATACTTATCAGACGTTCAATTTGATCGTCACGCGCTTGATTACGCTTCAGTTGAAAGTCTGTGGATCCTGCCCACTGACTCaaccactactagaaaaagggctatagatgtgATTGAcaataatggcgcaccagacaagccatgcgccattagtatatactaatggcgcaccacctcctgatacgccattagagatgaaactactaatggcgcacctggcccaaggtgcgccattagtatcaaaaaatattttttttaactagtgcgcctgtccaaacatactaatggcgcgtccagacaccgtgcgccattagtagttgaaactactaatggcgcaccaggcccagggtgcgccattagtatcaaattttttttttaactagtgcgcgtgtccaaacatactaatggcgcatccagagacagtgcgccattagtagttgaaactactaatggcgcacgtggaccagggtgcgccattagtatcaaatttttttttaactagtgcgcctgttcaaacatactaatggcgcatcctgcacacggtgcgccattactagttgtaactagtaatggcgcaccaggcccagggtgcgccattagtataaaaagttttttttaactagtgcgcctgtccaaacatactaatggcgcaccaccaggaggtgcgccattagtaacctggattactaatggcgcatctagagttggtgcgccattagtaagtgggcagcaacaagatattttggacagcctctcctacccacactcactttctccccacttcattctctccacctcctccttgtctctggtgcctcctctttttcaccttatttccaccatagattcattcaatttaagtggttaaattaccttgttttgataggtaagtaaggggggaagctatatttatgttgttctccctacaacaatg is drawn from Aegilops tauschii subsp. strangulata cultivar AL8/78 chromosome 1, Aet v6.0, whole genome shotgun sequence and contains these coding sequences:
- the LOC141027182 gene encoding uncharacterized protein; protein product: MDRTLPYNCMCGYNSDDEGPEEELDEDGLTAQENEIYKKVIGKERGLPLFRDVSLADNAVVDGGLRFVLSEPTSCPKFSDPRPENEDENAHLKKGIKFGSLVEFKIWLCDYAIRNHRPFVVGHSNQKLRYTVKCDQEGCKWMVRAHGPTVKVKFLMSSIEELFGYPVKYGKAWMAKANATRMLHGDYEATYNILPKMLAAIAHRNPGMRHRVESIDGVFRRAFWSFGQCIEAFTYCRPVLYIDGTFLTGKYKGTLMVAMAHSSNDNVLPVAFALVPSEHDDNWEWFMGHVRTKVIGKREVYIISDRHHGILKAIEVDIPGLPKLQHRWCMRHFVANFYRACKSKEFCKDLTLVCVAFNTDTFKSRYDKLLKALEKNKGGKEFLLRHEPDKEKWSRAYDEGGMRYGDMKSNMVECFNNVLKGVRSLPVTAILKYTFIKLNEYFLKHSESTDKWIGEKMYYPFKVQDWLFH